The candidate division WOR-3 bacterium DNA segment TAGATACGGACTTTCTTCTTCTATTTATACTAATGATATTAGAAAAGCAGCAAAGGCAATTGAAATGATTGAAGCAGGAATTACCTATGTGAATGCGCCAACAATTGGTGCCGAATGCCATTTACCTTTTGGTGGTGTAAAAGAAACCGGTAATGGTCATCGGGAAGGCGGTTGGACAGTTTATGATATCTTTTCCGAATTAAAAACAGTTTATATTGATTATTCCGGAATATTACAAAAGGCACAAATAGATACTTGGGAGAAATAAATTGTTAAAACCCCTAAATTTGACCAATAAGCCAACACCGATTGAAAAATATCAGTTTAATGATTTTACTATTCATATCAAACGTGATGATTTAAATGGACTTGTTGAGAGTGGTAATAAGGCAAGAAAATTAGAATATCTTTTATCCGATGCCTTAAATAAGAAATGTGATACTATTATTACTGCTGGTTATCTTAATTCTAATCATTGTCGGATTACCGCTTATTTTTGTAGTCGATTAGGACTAAAGAGCATTTTGGTTTTAAATTGCTTAAAGAAAAGAAAAAAGATAGAAAAAGATGGAAACCTCTTGTTAGATTATCTTTTTGGAGCTGAAATCCATTTTTTAAATAATAAGGAATATAAAGAAAAAGAAAGATATGTTGGAAACTTGGTAAAGCGATTAGAAAAGGAAGGTTATCGTCCTTATTACATTCCTACCGGTGGCTCAAATGAAATTGGAATTTTAGGATATCGGGATTGCTTTTTAGAAATGGTTGATTATCTAAAAGAAAATAAGATAGACGGAATTTTCTGTGCTGTTGGCAGTGGCGGAACTTATGCTGGACTTCTTTATGGAAAGTTGCTAACCAATTTAGATATTCCTATTTATGGGATTTTAGTTGATGAGACGATTGATTATTTTAAAATAAAAATAAAAGATATTCTTAAGAAGTTAGATTGTCAAATTGATGAAGAAAGTTTTCATTTGATTGATGGTTATATTGGCAAAGGTTATGGAATTCCCTATAAAGAAGAGATAAAACTTATGAAAGAATGGGCAAAGAAAGGAATTATTTTTGATTTAACCTATACAGGAAAGGCATTCTATGGAATGATAAAAGAGAGTAAAAAGATAGGATTA contains these protein-coding regions:
- a CDS encoding pyridoxal-phosphate dependent enzyme; translation: MLKPLNLTNKPTPIEKYQFNDFTIHIKRDDLNGLVESGNKARKLEYLLSDALNKKCDTIITAGYLNSNHCRITAYFCSRLGLKSILVLNCLKKRKKIEKDGNLLLDYLFGAEIHFLNNKEYKEKERYVGNLVKRLEKEGYRPYYIPTGGSNEIGILGYRDCFLEMVDYLKENKIDGIFCAVGSGGTYAGLLYGKLLTNLDIPIYGILVDETIDYFKIKIKDILKKLDCQIDEESFHLIDGYIGKGYGIPYKEEIKLMKEWAKKGIIFDLTYTGKAFYGMIKESKKIGLKNPLFIHTGGIFSIFAHKEYLK